The stretch of DNA ATTAGATAGACGAAGTTACTTCTAAAAATTCTTAAAGTTGTTCAGGAAATAAATATTGCACGACTTTTTTAAATTGGCTGATATTCGTACCGGACTTACTAACTTACTAATAGTTTTAGATGGGAAAAATCATCGTTAATCGTACTTAACTTGATACAAATTTACTTCGCCAAAAAACAAGACGAGGAAAAAATATGAGCTATTCCCCTAATCTTCTCAAAGGTCAAAAAGCACTCGTAACGGGTGCAAGTTCTGGTATTGGTGAAGCGATCGCCCGTGCTTTGGCTGCATCGGGTGCTTCTGTTTTAGTCAACTACCATTCTCAACAGGAAGCAGCAGAGAAGATTGTCAGCGAGATTAAATCGGTCGGTGGGGAAGCGATCGCGATCGGTGCAAATGTCGCCAAGGAAGAGGAAGTTTTGTCAATGTTTGACCAAATGTACCAGCACTTTGGCACAATCGACATCTTAATCAACAACGCTGGACTGCAAAAAGACTCAGCGTTTGTAGACATGACTCTCGACAATTGGAATTTGGTGATTGACGTGAACCTAACCGGACAGTTTCTCTGCGCCCGTGAAGCCGCAAAAGAGTTTCTCAAACGGGGCGTGAAGCCAGATATCTCCAGTGCCGCAGGCAAAATCATTTGTATAAGTTCGGTACACGAGGTAATTCCTTGGGCGGGTCACGTCAATTACGCTACCAGTAAGGGCGGCATCCACATGATGATGGAAAGTATTGCCCAAGAACTCGCACCCCACAGGATTAGGGTCAATAGCATTGCACCCGGTGCTATTAAAACCCCAATTAATAAAGCAGCCTGGGATACGCCGGAAGCTGAAGCAAAATTACTAAAACTCATTCCCGCAAAACGAGTCGGAGATGTAACAGACATTGCTAAAGCTGCTGTTTGGCTTGCCTCGGATGACTCAGATTATGTGAATGGTGAAACTCTATTTGTAGACGGCGGCATGACTCTGTATCCAGGGTTCGCCACAGGGGGCTAGATGAACGCAGAACAGCAACTTGGATAGATATGTTGCGAAGTCAGTATAACTGGTGCTTAAATGATAGAATCAGTCAATACAATCAGCAGTTTATCCAAGGCGAT from Kamptonema formosum PCC 6407 encodes:
- a CDS encoding SDR family oxidoreductase, producing MSYSPNLLKGQKALVTGASSGIGEAIARALAASGASVLVNYHSQQEAAEKIVSEIKSVGGEAIAIGANVAKEEEVLSMFDQMYQHFGTIDILINNAGLQKDSAFVDMTLDNWNLVIDVNLTGQFLCAREAAKEFLKRGVKPDISSAAGKIICISSVHEVIPWAGHVNYATSKGGIHMMMESIAQELAPHRIRVNSIAPGAIKTPINKAAWDTPEAEAKLLKLIPAKRVGDVTDIAKAAVWLASDDSDYVNGETLFVDGGMTLYPGFATGG